The DNA region AATTTTTTTATCTTGTgggttcttattcttattctaaaaggtaatataacaaattaaattaacaattaaagGAATTAGAAGTGGTGATATCTAGTTTCTTATTcattttcaataataaattaataagtaATATCTAGTTTCTTAGTAATCCCATTTCAAGAAAAAAATGGTTTTGACAAAACAAGGGATTTATTGTTAATGGTAAAAGAAAACCGGAGTCATCTTTTGATAAAACCCCACCAAATCTGAATATCAAAATCCATCAACTTAGCACTAAAAGCAATAAAACAATTAAGAATTAAGAAAAGTTTTTTGAGATAAATAAATCATCAAATTAGGGTGCTTTGGTTTTTTCTTTTCAACAAAAAAAGTGaaataacaaattttattttctaatttttcataaaattctaaaaaaatacaaactaaCTGCATCATAATTCTTAAAGACGAACTATAAATCATAAATCAACTAAGTTCTCTTGAAAACACCACTCTCTAGCATGTTGTCACCAAAAACAAAATCctgtatttcttttaaaaaatttcctAATTATTTTAGGATAATTAAAAAGAGATTCTTTAACTAGAAAAAATTCAATTCACATGTAGAATATCTATTCAAAAATTTTCGTAACTCAATCATGTATAATGGAATCAcgagagatttgatttttgatttattcgAACTCTATCTGTAACTCTCTATAAGATTCTAcacttaaataattatttaaataaatgacgtaagaagtattatttttattaacatagTAATTTATAATTCAACTATATCTTAGATGTATATCAAAATTCACcactaaatatatattaaatataaaacacatattaaaaaaatagtgtaactagatattatttaaaaattgtccatcattcaatttttaaaagaaagaaaaactaaaaaataagtaacttCTCATAAATCAAAAGACTGACTAAACGCTGAAAATTTAAAAGACAAATAGTATCTCtttaaagaaataaataacatatatatttatatacaaatatataataattaattttaataaaattttatttttaatacactatcaatataaaatacTTTTACACATATATCTAATTAGAtaataatacacaataaaaataactaaaatatagacatatatatatatatacttacatGATCTTAGAATCTGTCCACAGAATACTATACTGGTGAAAATCTTGAGAAGGATCAAACCAGAGATCATATCTTTCTTCTCTGCCAGTGTTGGTACTACCATTACCATAAAAATTGGTCTGCAttctccaatctctgcctctaatATTTCCCAAAAACTCAAAGTCTATTTCGTCATGGTTCTTCTTGAACATGTCACCATTTGACatctacaaataaataaataaataaaatatgactTATCTAATGACTTTTTCACTCTATTTGATGGACAGTACCaataaaaatttaactttaataCACCATCGatataaagtaattttatatatatatatatataagtctcatcagtaaaaaacctaaaaataactatcttttacATTGACTACGTAAATAATCGTTCAAAAGActcagtacatcaaaattaaattttaacaatATCGATTAAAAAGACAAAACGCACCATCTACAATCttcaactaaaaaaattatatatttatgtaaccTTTCCAATGATCATTGGATGATGATTAGATATATATCTTATAAATATTATTGGCAATAATTTGAGTGAGTTACACTCACATAAAAAGCCACCACAACTCCAGCAGTGTAATCAGCAGGCAACTTAATCTTAGCACTAAAATACCCATGAAGGTAAAGTTCATGAGACACAAATCCAGAACCTGAAAACAGAGAACCCAAGAACTATATATAATCAGggaaaaaaatacaatataaaaaaaattagaacaatcataataataataatagaatttaatttttatacactATAATAATACTAAAACTTTTACACATAGAATTAATTATGTgttgtataataataaaaataattattttcaaactAAATTACTGAATAATCATctaaataacaatttttttacacttattataataattattaagaaGTTTACCatatgaagaaaaattagaaaaaagaaaagcaagaagaagaaggtaTAGATGAAAATTAAACCTGTTCCCTGATCAAGTGTAAGATGAACCAATTTGCCATCATTATGGATAATCAAATTATTATCTCCAAACAAGGGTGTGTAACCATCCTCAAAGGCTATGATAGGCAAATTATTGTTCATGGAAGAAGAACCAGAAACAACAACCATGGCTGAGGACAAACACAAGAAGAGAAAACACAGATGACACCCTcccatatttttttcctttttttttttagattaatgTCTCAAATATTTTTCAGTGTTGAGGTATATTATGTGTGTAAGaagttatttattatatatatatataagaggtgGTGCAAATTAAAGGAAGAGTAATGAAGAAGAATATGATAGGTTTTGGAATATATATGATCACTACagcaattaaattcaattttattttttatttttgtaattaaattcaaTTGTACTATTTATTAGTTGAATTATTTGGAactaaataatacataattagaTGTATATTAACAACTAGATTAcattggatatgtatatataaaaaatcaaccaaacatacataatatatgtttataattttatataaccaCATAGCAACTTTGTAGGTTCAATTAGAAATACATATTTGATTTGAGGTATgttatgtgtatattaaaattaattatcaaagtCAGTTActagtatataaaatatatgctaaaatataaatacacattaaaaatatattaaatcacacataatttatacacaaatatattgataactaattttaatatacaaatagtattttttatttgagttagGATATGGTTTTGCTTTTCACATATATATGAGTTGCCTTTTAAAATTGTAACTCTTTGTCATAATAACAATTAAGAAGTATACTTCTAAtcattaaaaataagtaaattttgatctaaatatatttttacattattgTTCATACAAATATAGGAGTGAACGCGGATCGGATCAGATTGGATATGGTCAAAATTTTgatccgatccgcactaaaaATCATAGGATCGGATAGGATCTAATATCCATAATTTTTATAAACTGATCCGATCTGCATATTTGCGAATCAGATtgaatatcggatatatccgcaaaatacaaaaatatttttaaaaagttttttttattaaaaaatatgaataatttttttttcaattctttaaaatatgtttgctcttaaaataattttaaatatattttttttaaataataaattaaaataataaaacatatatgataattattagttgaaataaaacataaaaaaatatttacttatttatttctttatttttgcagaTACACGGATACGTGAATATCTACACAAAATCCGCAAATCTGATCCGATAGTCTTATAAATTGAATCCACGTCTATAATTTCTGGATCGAATTCAGATAAACACTGCAGATATATATGCGGATCAAATTCAATTCATGAACACCCTATACAAATATGTTATTTGTATGACTATTTGAATGATAAATAAACTTCAAAAAATGTTAATTACTCTtgttgatgattagatttttatatattcGGCCAGCTTTCTCCCAACCAATAATAAAATGTATGTATATATGCCCCTTTTATTTTgcttaaactttataatttaaattctcatataattatatatgttaaattaattatttacacTTTAATTACAATTGACCtaaataattttatagatataataattaatatatttagattttttcatTGTACTAAAAGAGAAATCTCAATTTAAATagaattatgtatatatatagaaaaatgataaatttcaTTCTCATTTTTAATAATGTCAgtgtaaatatgatttttttttttgcgttgtatatttttattttgagaaaaaatttgcattgtatgattttataaaaaaaaagtaacattaTTAAAATAGGAGTAGCAATATTTATTTGTGTATATTTGGAAACCCATATCGTTTTCAATTGATTAGCAATTAAGAAGTATTATGAAAAATGAGAAGTGCAACTGCATTATCATTTCATCTctatctctttctctttcttaattACATCTTGATCTTGAATCCTTTCTATTCCATGGACTCGTTGGCAACAGCTTTTAAGACATGACTCATGTTTATAACGATAACATTTTCTCCAACTCATCTTCCACCTAAAAGTAATGTTAATCTCAccctgcattttttatttttgtttgacaaATTATTTGTTAAGTTAAGTTaagttaatataatattattttctacTACTCAAATCAATATAataatagtcaccaaaaaaaaaatcaatataataataataatgataataataataataataataataataataataataataataataataataatttgacaACATTTACTGAATACATATAAAacgaatttggatcctctaaattttgaatttttactttagagggtaaaatgtgatcttttactcttgaataatttttttttcatatttattcttggtcccatctataaaataaatggtaaaaaattacactttattctttaaagtaaaattcaaaatttagataaTCAAAATCCATATAAAACCCACTTTAAAATATGTTAGttaattttttcttataaatATTGAGTTATTCGTTTACTGCATACGACACCTTTTTTCATTAAATATAagtattttgtgaattttttttattttatagattatttggtattaatataaataacaaaaatatatgaaattattttatataagataaatatattcataaataacttattttattatacGCATATttcaaacataaatataaaaaatagatattttgtgTATCGCATGGGTTATATGTAACTCTTATTACTAGGAAATAAATTATGTTAGGGTGTGGTTGgatgaaatatttttaaattttagcatattttaaatataatgacATTTAAATGTTATAATTAAATTCCTTTccattttaaaagattattttgtTTAGTTGAGATAattatattgtttattttttaaatattatatttaacaagataattagattatatttattcataaaatatgcatttgattttattatttgttaattttaaatcttaataagTACatggaaagagattttgaaataagattaaaaaaagaaatttctcCATTATAGGTGGAAATTAAAATTCCTATTTTAGTACTTGAAATCTGAAAGTGATTTCAATTAAATATTCAAACAAATGTTTTCCTTAATAAGTTTAAATGTTCTCAAAAAGTATATTTCCTTCTTAAAATACCCCATCAAAAcatatttttaatgattttttttccaatttcatTATTAAAGATATGttacttttttaaaatctttttgggtctagaatagtaaaatataataatgtataattgttttgtttctttttttgttttatttttttttgtttacccaaACGGTATCTCCTAATCCAACAGGTTAAAGACTAATCCACTCCTGACActtgagctgaccactcgaccaacccaaattgaTTTCTTTTTTTGTCTTAATTGTTTCGGTTTTAAGGTTTGGACTCTTTGTTTTGGGCCAGTGAATTTGGTTTCAACATAATGGACCGGATTAGGCCCAACTACCCACTATTTAATAAATCTTTTATCCATacttattttatattcttatcaaataagataaaacaaatattttatttttatattcttatcTTAATATCTTTGAATTAATATATACTATTCACactctttaatttactcaatCTTGCTCCGAGTAGGTTATGGGCcactaattaaatgtaaaagatacaataaataataaaaatttccaTGCATGAATACAAAATTTTAAGGCCCTTACTAGCTTCTAATAATCAGAACCTAAAAGTTGTAGGAGAAAATCCCTATAATGCCCTGAGGTATCTGAACGAACAGCAACAGATAACGGTTTTCCATATTTAGTGAGATATGCTTCTTTTATGTATTGCATGTCAATCTCTGTTCTCGTCACAATTACCCTTATTAGCCTTGTGTCACCGGTTCCCATTCCCTTTATTGCCTTGCGTAAAATCTGTAAAGGGGAACAAAACAAGGGCAATTTCGTCACTCAAAATATTATAGGGATCTATTTGCAATATTTTTTGTCTTATAAAATGTTTTAATATTAGatctaaaagaaaatattttacactTTGTTGAGTTGCACTAaatgacccaaataaaaatattttcaagcatatcaccaaatatatatatatatatatatatatatatatatatttttttttttcaagcatattatatgtaaaaaaaaagtcaaatagcAATTTAGTTATTCGTaataaatatatgttaaaatataaaatatatatttaaaataaattaaataattattaaataatatataataattaatttagaatttattttttaagaagaattttaagtgtattaaaaatattgatgttctaattgttttaattattgatctgaattataaaaaatatatataatatgtattaattaaaatcaacgttAAAACAATTAGAACATTAATATTTCTAATACACTTAAaacttttccaatttttttatatatataatagttttgCAAAGATTTTTTCATGCTCAAAGTCTCTGATACTCTTCTCATTTTTTAGTAGAAGAAATAAAATGctagtttaataaaatattgaattGTTATAGAAAGATATATAAAAGAAttatgaaattgaaatttgagtaAATACTAAATTTAGTAATTAGTATAATAAAATAGAGATTATCATATAAAGATATTAGTTAATAAGTATTAGATGATtgaatatatttgactaaattatttaatataat from Arachis hypogaea cultivar Tifrunner chromosome 10, arahy.Tifrunner.gnm2.J5K5, whole genome shotgun sequence includes:
- the LOC112717050 gene encoding probable xyloglucan endotransglucosylase/hydrolase protein 28, yielding MGGCHLCFLFLCLSSAMVVVSGSSSMNNNLPIIAFEDGYTPLFGDNNLIIHNDGKLVHLTLDQGTGSGFVSHELYLHGYFSAKIKLPADYTAGVVVAFYMSNGDMFKKNHDEIDFEFLGNIRGRDWRMQTNFYGNGSTNTGREERYDLWFDPSQDFHQYSILWTDSKIIFYIDNVPIREVKRTESMGGDFPSKPMTLYATIWDASDWATDGGKYRVNYKYAPYVAEFSNFVMHGCGVDPIDENVAMCNNAQNSKANIIPKHKIKMENFRNNHMTYSYCYDRARYQVPPPECVISLQEAEALRKLDPATFGGGRRHRGGGKRRHHQSKGRKAEDASF